Proteins from a genomic interval of Oceanispirochaeta crateris:
- the sucC gene encoding ADP-forming succinate--CoA ligase subunit beta — translation MNIHEYQAKELFASYGIPIKAFRLVTEPGQLAQAAQELGGETIVKAQVLTGGRGKAGGVKYAKTAEEAVKYGQDILNLTIKGFPVEKIILTEAADIKKEFYAGFITNRGTRAVTLMLSKAGGMDIEDLAVNSPEEILKIDFFARTGPDEDLYEAALKDIFRTQTHIAQARDILDKLYRLFLEKDCSLTEINPLSIVDDDTLVAIDAKMSFDDNALFRHPEIQALENPEESSQDEKDAREAGLSFVSLDGDIGCIVNGAGLAMATLDLIKLAGGEPANFLDVGGSSNPNKVVSALKIIISNPNVKAILINIFGGITRCDDIAKGLLMAREQIQLDLPLVIRLVGTNQDEGRALLEKAGLQAFDGLSESVEKVVALATSEGGRQ, via the coding sequence ATGAATATACATGAATATCAGGCTAAAGAGTTGTTTGCATCCTATGGCATTCCCATCAAGGCCTTTCGCCTCGTGACAGAACCGGGACAACTGGCCCAGGCTGCACAGGAGTTGGGAGGAGAAACCATCGTCAAGGCTCAGGTTCTCACAGGAGGACGGGGAAAAGCGGGGGGGGTGAAATACGCCAAAACAGCGGAAGAGGCGGTCAAGTATGGGCAGGACATCCTGAATCTGACAATCAAGGGATTTCCCGTGGAGAAGATTATTCTCACAGAAGCCGCTGATATAAAGAAGGAGTTTTATGCGGGGTTTATCACCAACCGCGGGACCAGGGCTGTCACCCTTATGCTGAGTAAGGCCGGTGGGATGGACATCGAAGATTTAGCCGTCAATTCTCCCGAAGAGATCCTCAAAATCGATTTTTTTGCCCGAACCGGCCCCGATGAAGATCTTTATGAGGCGGCGCTGAAAGACATTTTCAGAACCCAGACCCATATCGCCCAAGCCAGGGATATTCTGGATAAGCTGTACAGGCTCTTCCTGGAAAAAGACTGCAGTCTGACAGAAATCAACCCCCTGTCTATTGTGGACGACGATACACTGGTGGCAATCGATGCCAAAATGAGTTTTGATGACAATGCCCTGTTCCGACATCCGGAGATTCAGGCCTTGGAGAATCCAGAAGAATCCAGTCAGGATGAAAAAGATGCACGGGAAGCAGGGCTTAGTTTTGTCAGCCTCGATGGTGATATCGGTTGCATCGTCAACGGGGCTGGCCTGGCCATGGCCACCTTAGACCTCATCAAATTGGCCGGAGGCGAACCGGCAAATTTCCTGGATGTGGGGGGAAGCTCCAATCCTAACAAGGTGGTCTCCGCCTTGAAAATCATCATAAGCAATCCCAATGTGAAAGCCATTCTGATCAATATTTTCGGAGGAATCACCCGATGTGACGACATAGCCAAGGGCCTTTTGATGGCCCGGGAGCAGATCCAACTGGATCTTCCTCTGGTGATACGGCTGGTGGGTACCAATCAGGATGAAGGACGGGCTCTATTAGAGAAAGCAGGTCTTCAGGCCTTTGACGGATTGAGTGAGTCGGTGGAAAAAGTTGTGGCTCTAGCTACTTCTGAGGGAGGACGTCAATGA
- the sdhA gene encoding succinate dehydrogenase flavoprotein subunit: MDYDYDVLIVGAGGAGLYAALEASRTGKTAVLTKVYPQRSHTGAAQGGIGAALGNVEEDKPEWHAFDTVKGGDYLVDQNAAVILAEDAVRAVYDLENRGLPFSRTPEGKIDQRRFGGHTRNFGEGPVRRACYAADRTGHMILQTLYQQCIKSDVAFYDEFFVLDVMLDGDTPSGLIVFELATGQIHMFKAKVILFATGGFGRMFKITSNAYSNTGDGPAILARNGIPLMDMEFFQIHPTGIRDMGILITEGVRGEGGILYNSEGEAFMKRYAPTMLDLAPRDMISRAIMTEIFEGRGIRGTRKIDDYVYLDASHLGRAKVEEKIPDIADFCRTYLDVDPAEAPMPVQPTAHYAMGGIPTNVNGQVWTGEKVYPGLYAAGECACVSVHGANRLGTNSLVDLVVFGRRAGQHIAEYVRNAPQGRVDKDRARWWKDRIARLKSAKGSHPGEIFDSMQETMMEKVGVYRTGSEMEKAVSSLQKLRLDYEHVSVHAGAENFNAEVQTVLELGNLLDLALHTAASALNRQESRGAHTRDDFPDRNDGDWLKHSLSTLKDNQISFQYRDVDVHKWEPKPRVY; this comes from the coding sequence ATGGATTATGACTATGACGTACTGATCGTTGGAGCCGGAGGAGCAGGCTTATACGCCGCGCTTGAAGCGAGTAGAACGGGTAAAACGGCTGTATTGACCAAAGTTTATCCTCAGCGGAGTCATACGGGAGCCGCTCAGGGTGGTATAGGAGCCGCCTTGGGGAATGTGGAAGAAGATAAACCCGAATGGCATGCCTTTGATACGGTTAAGGGGGGTGACTATCTTGTCGATCAGAATGCGGCGGTGATTCTGGCGGAAGATGCGGTTCGGGCCGTGTATGATCTTGAGAATAGAGGGCTTCCTTTTTCACGGACTCCTGAAGGCAAAATCGACCAGCGGCGCTTTGGCGGGCATACCCGTAATTTCGGTGAAGGTCCTGTTCGAAGAGCCTGCTATGCCGCCGACCGGACGGGGCATATGATCCTGCAGACCCTATATCAGCAGTGCATCAAGAGTGATGTAGCCTTTTATGATGAGTTTTTCGTACTGGACGTCATGCTTGATGGAGACACTCCCTCGGGGCTGATCGTCTTTGAATTGGCTACGGGGCAGATCCATATGTTCAAGGCCAAGGTTATTCTTTTCGCTACTGGCGGTTTTGGGCGCATGTTCAAGATCACTTCCAATGCCTATTCCAACACCGGTGACGGACCGGCCATTCTAGCCCGGAATGGAATCCCCCTTATGGATATGGAGTTCTTTCAGATACATCCCACGGGCATCAGAGACATGGGCATCCTGATCACAGAGGGTGTTCGCGGCGAGGGGGGCATCCTCTACAATTCAGAGGGTGAAGCCTTTATGAAACGCTATGCTCCCACCATGCTGGACTTGGCCCCCAGGGACATGATCAGCCGGGCTATCATGACTGAAATCTTTGAGGGCCGTGGCATTAGAGGCACTAGGAAAATAGATGATTATGTTTACCTGGATGCCAGTCATCTGGGGCGGGCCAAGGTTGAAGAAAAAATCCCCGATATTGCCGATTTTTGTAGGACCTATTTAGATGTTGATCCTGCCGAAGCACCCATGCCGGTTCAGCCCACGGCGCACTATGCCATGGGAGGCATTCCCACCAATGTGAACGGTCAGGTTTGGACCGGGGAAAAAGTCTATCCCGGTTTGTACGCTGCCGGTGAATGTGCCTGTGTTTCTGTCCATGGAGCCAATCGGCTGGGAACGAACTCTCTTGTCGATCTGGTGGTCTTCGGGCGCAGAGCCGGACAGCATATTGCAGAATATGTCAGGAATGCTCCCCAAGGGCGGGTTGATAAGGATCGGGCCCGATGGTGGAAGGACCGGATTGCCCGGCTCAAATCGGCCAAGGGTAGCCATCCCGGTGAAATCTTCGATTCCATGCAGGAAACGATGATGGAAAAGGTAGGCGTTTACAGGACCGGCAGTGAAATGGAAAAAGCTGTTTCATCTCTTCAGAAACTCCGGCTGGACTATGAGCATGTTTCGGTTCATGCCGGCGCAGAAAATTTTAATGCCGAAGTACAGACAGTCCTCGAGCTGGGGAATCTCCTGGATCTTGCCCTTCATACGGCTGCTTCAGCCCTGAACAGGCAGGAGAGCCGGGGAGCTCATACCCGGGACGACTTTCCTGATAGAAATGACGGGGACTGGCTGAAGCACAGCTTGAGTACCCTCAAAGACAATCAGATAAGCTTTCAATATAGGGATGTGGATGTACATAAGTGGGAACCGAAGCCCAGGGTCTATTAA
- a CDS encoding succinate dehydrogenase/fumarate reductase iron-sulfur subunit, producing the protein MQIELKIFRYNPQTDKESRFDTYKVDVDPSDRVLDSLMHVYRNEDGSLAFRKSCAHGVCGSDAMRINGKERLACKTLIKDVTQSEGDTILIEPLRHLPVQKDLMVDQSEFLSRFKKVSPFLIPEEKPPENGEYIQSQLQRDAIDDATKCINCGACYSACPVLDTNPDFLGPAALVHASRFIFDSRDQGLDARIAILDQPNGIWACDNHFECTKVCPRGIKITKLINLTKREIKKRKGE; encoded by the coding sequence ATGCAGATTGAATTGAAAATTTTCAGATACAACCCACAGACCGATAAGGAATCCCGTTTTGATACCTATAAGGTGGATGTTGACCCCAGCGACAGGGTTCTGGACTCACTGATGCATGTGTACAGGAACGAAGACGGATCTCTTGCCTTCCGCAAGAGCTGTGCCCATGGCGTCTGCGGCTCCGATGCCATGAGGATCAATGGCAAGGAGAGACTGGCCTGTAAGACCCTCATCAAAGATGTGACCCAGAGCGAGGGGGATACTATCCTCATCGAACCTCTGAGGCATCTGCCTGTTCAAAAGGACCTCATGGTCGATCAGAGTGAATTCCTATCCCGGTTTAAAAAAGTGTCTCCCTTTCTAATTCCCGAAGAAAAACCACCGGAAAATGGTGAGTATATACAGAGCCAGCTGCAGAGGGATGCCATCGATGACGCTACCAAGTGCATCAACTGCGGAGCCTGTTATTCCGCCTGCCCCGTGTTGGACACAAATCCGGATTTTCTGGGTCCCGCCGCTCTGGTACATGCCTCTCGCTTTATTTTTGACAGTCGGGATCAGGGCTTGGATGCCAGGATTGCCATCCTGGATCAGCCCAATGGCATCTGGGCCTGCGATAACCATTTTGAGTGCACCAAGGTCTGTCCCCGGGGGATAAAAATCACCAAATTGATTAATTTGACTAAGAGGGAAATCAAGAAAAGAAAGGGAGAATAG